A genomic region of Candidatus Methylomirabilota bacterium contains the following coding sequences:
- a CDS encoding cupin domain-containing protein: MSQWSPDLKLEGQITRRNLFENETLKVDEVTFTPGASPGVHTHDVAGVRYVLEGDILFQEADGRRWTKKAGDVYWEGKGITHYTKNVGAGRLVLLEVLLK; the protein is encoded by the coding sequence ATGAGCCAGTGGAGCCCCGACCTCAAGCTCGAAGGCCAGATCACGCGCCGGAACCTGTTCGAGAACGAGACGCTCAAGGTCGACGAGGTCACGTTCACGCCGGGGGCGTCGCCGGGCGTCCACACCCACGACGTGGCCGGCGTCCGCTACGTGCTGGAAGGCGACATCCTCTTCCAGGAAGCGGACGGCCGGCGCTGGACCAAGAAGGCCGGCGACGTCTACTGGGAGGGCAAGGGGATCACCCACTACACGAAGAACGTCGGGGCCGGGCGGCTCGTCCTCCTCGAAGTACTGCTCAAGTGA
- a CDS encoding methyltransferase domain-containing protein — translation MTATVAPERPYASLAPYFAQLFQPRGIRGWFERSRALVAGTGVRGGWHLDVGAGTCRYSRYWTRAGFRTVCVDLLIEMLSRARLRGTDRRLSRVCGTIDCLRPSELFDLVTAVDDVASYVGAQPGGLEAFLDRLAPRMRRGGVFLFDFITPAGRRRYTFRNSRRIGETRITADSRGRFDEQGRILSVDLTLTTPGQVAHERHVLRLYTTEEMERLLRRAGFEVLAMTDLYDGDGIGYRAGRPSYDVLARRR, via the coding sequence GTGACCGCCACCGTCGCGCCCGAGCGTCCCTACGCCTCGCTCGCGCCGTACTTCGCGCAGCTCTTCCAGCCCCGCGGCATCCGGGGGTGGTTCGAACGCAGCCGGGCCCTCGTCGCGGGAACCGGGGTGCGCGGCGGTTGGCACCTCGACGTGGGGGCCGGCACCTGCCGGTACAGCCGCTACTGGACGCGGGCGGGCTTCCGGACGGTCTGCGTGGACCTGCTCATCGAGATGCTCTCCCGGGCGCGGCTCCGCGGGACCGACAGGCGGCTCAGCCGGGTGTGCGGGACGATCGACTGCCTCCGGCCGAGCGAGCTTTTCGACCTGGTCACGGCCGTGGATGACGTCGCCTCGTACGTCGGCGCCCAGCCGGGCGGACTGGAGGCATTCCTCGATCGTCTGGCCCCCCGGATGCGCCGCGGCGGCGTCTTCCTCTTCGACTTCATCACGCCGGCCGGCCGCCGCCGCTACACCTTCCGCAACTCGCGGCGGATCGGCGAGACGCGGATCACCGCCGACAGCCGGGGGCGCTTCGACGAGCAGGGGCGCATCCTGTCGGTGGACCTCACGCTGACGACGCCGGGCCAGGTGGCGCACGAGCGCCATGTGCTCCGGCTCTACACGACCGAGGAGATGGAGCGTCTGCTCCGGCGGGCCGGCTTCGAGGTGCTGGCGATGACCGATCTGTACGACGGCGACGGCATCGGCTACCGGGCCGGCCGGCCCTCCTACGACGTCCTCGCCCGGCGGCGGTGA
- a CDS encoding PIN domain-containing protein translates to MNLGVVDAGVVIGWMQRRHRSFAKLERLFVACRGGETALVISAVNLAEVLLHTAHLSRVSGVDPVALLRAWGVRVHSPDEAIARRVAKLPTSLGDGFAAATARELGARFHTTDAELVRQIRGTGLAVTRY, encoded by the coding sequence GTGAACCTCGGGGTCGTCGATGCCGGCGTCGTGATTGGCTGGATGCAGAGGCGTCATCGCTCGTTCGCGAAGCTGGAGCGGCTGTTCGTGGCGTGTCGGGGGGGTGAGACCGCGCTCGTGATCTCGGCGGTGAATCTGGCGGAGGTGCTTCTTCACACCGCGCATCTCTCGCGCGTGAGCGGGGTCGATCCCGTCGCCTTGCTGCGGGCCTGGGGCGTTCGAGTCCACTCGCCAGACGAGGCGATAGCCCGGCGGGTGGCGAAGCTGCCGACTTCCCTGGGCGACGGGTTCGCGGCCGCCACCGCGCGGGAGCTGGGCGCCCGATTCCACACCACGGACGCCGAGCTGGTCCGGCAGATCAGGGGGACTGGCCTGGCCGTGACGCGCTACTGA
- a CDS encoding AbrB/MazE/SpoVT family DNA-binding domain-containing protein, translated as MPRQSSVVRVSSRGQIVIPAALRRKLGLRAGQPLAVRAGKGSEVVFVPVGEHAADAEEMLRRIQAAAAKSRRDLVEELHLRRRQERAREGVRG; from the coding sequence ATGCCACGCCAATCCTCAGTGGTCCGGGTGAGCTCCAGAGGCCAGATCGTCATCCCGGCCGCGCTGCGCCGCAAGCTCGGTCTCCGGGCCGGCCAACCTCTCGCTGTGCGGGCCGGTAAGGGGAGCGAGGTCGTCTTCGTTCCCGTGGGAGAGCACGCAGCGGACGCGGAAGAGATGCTCCGGCGCATCCAGGCCGCGGCCGCGAAGTCGCGGCGTGATCTCGTCGAGGAGCTTCATCTTCGCCGGCGCCAGGAGCGCGCTCGGGAAGGCGTTCGGGGGTGA
- a CDS encoding methyltransferase domain-containing protein, which produces MGRTPPAEAWQGYKASSFERLELVEGDHVLDVGCGTGEDALEIARRVPGVAVIGVDVGEEKIAEARRRSLGVPRPVDFRVGDAYRLPFEAASFDACRADKVFHHLDDPAKALAEMIRVARSGARIVVSDVDYDTLIVEAPDRALTRRILSYHCDRMPSGAIGRRLPQLFQGGGLGAVEVFPTAVTVSELDDSVLKLRDKAEAAATAGVVSAAEAARWLASLEDADRAGGFLCAVTVFTVRGRLR; this is translated from the coding sequence ATGGGCCGGACGCCGCCGGCGGAGGCCTGGCAGGGCTACAAGGCGTCGAGCTTCGAGCGGCTCGAGCTCGTCGAAGGTGACCACGTCCTCGACGTGGGCTGCGGCACCGGAGAGGACGCGCTGGAGATCGCGCGCCGGGTCCCGGGTGTCGCGGTGATCGGGGTCGACGTCGGCGAGGAGAAGATCGCCGAGGCGCGGCGGCGGTCCCTCGGTGTCCCCCGGCCCGTCGACTTCCGGGTAGGCGACGCCTATCGTCTTCCGTTCGAGGCGGCCTCGTTCGACGCCTGCCGGGCCGACAAGGTCTTCCACCACCTGGACGATCCGGCCAAGGCCCTGGCCGAGATGATCCGGGTGGCGCGCTCCGGCGCTCGGATCGTCGTCAGCGATGTCGACTACGACACGCTCATCGTCGAGGCGCCCGACCGGGCCCTGACGCGGCGCATCCTGAGCTACCACTGTGACCGCATGCCGAGCGGCGCCATCGGCCGGCGGCTGCCCCAGCTCTTCCAGGGCGGGGGCCTGGGCGCGGTCGAGGTGTTCCCGACCGCGGTCACCGTCAGCGAGCTCGACGACTCGGTGCTGAAGCTTCGGGACAAGGCCGAGGCCGCGGCGACGGCGGGCGTGGTGTCGGCCGCCGAGGCCGCACGGTGGCTCGCCTCCCTCGAGGACGCCGACCGGGCCGGGGGCTTCCTGTGCGCCGTGACCGTCTTCACGGTCCGCGGCCGCCTGCGATGA
- a CDS encoding methylmalonyl-CoA mutase family protein produces MAEQPPKRSETRIRDVTYLDGIPIRPVYGPAELAGFDHARDLGEPGQYPFTRGIHPHMYRARVWTMRQYIGFGTPRETNARFKYLMARGQDALNVAFDLPTQLGLDSDDPRAEGEVGRVGMAVDSLLDMEEAFDGIPADGVSISFTINSMAAFIQAMFLVVAEKQGVAWDRVVTTPQNDILKEFVARGTWVYPVDPSLRLVCDIAEFCARHAPKVNPISVCGYHIREAGCTPAQEMAYGLAMVAAYTDLLIRRGLAVDDFAPRLSFNFTCWGRLFEEVAKFRAGRRLYARLMKERFGAKNPRSMMFRSLIGGGGSAFTVQEPENNIVRGAYLALAAALSGAQTMALPTYDEAYTIPSPKAQLLALRTMQICAEETGVADTVDPLAGSYFVEALTNEMEGKIREEMATVDRMGGVIEAVKSGALQAEVARQAYRFEQQLLSGEYPKVAVNRHVAPDAEPEASRSLELYAFDPRVGEAQVGKLVRLRRERDGAAVGRALARLRDGARGTENLMPAILEAVRAYATLGEMAGALREVWGEHKEPLVF; encoded by the coding sequence ATGGCTGAGCAGCCACCGAAGCGAAGCGAGACCAGGATCCGCGACGTGACCTACCTCGATGGGATTCCGATCAGACCCGTCTACGGACCGGCCGAGCTCGCCGGGTTCGACCACGCGCGCGACCTGGGCGAACCCGGCCAGTATCCGTTCACCCGGGGCATCCATCCCCACATGTACCGGGCGCGCGTCTGGACGATGCGCCAGTACATCGGCTTCGGGACCCCGCGTGAGACCAATGCGCGCTTCAAGTACCTGATGGCCCGCGGCCAGGACGCCTTGAACGTCGCCTTCGACCTCCCGACCCAGCTCGGCCTCGACTCCGACGACCCGCGGGCCGAGGGGGAGGTCGGGCGCGTGGGAATGGCCGTGGACTCCCTCCTCGACATGGAGGAGGCCTTCGACGGCATCCCGGCCGACGGGGTCTCGATCTCCTTCACGATCAACTCCATGGCGGCCTTCATCCAGGCGATGTTTCTGGTGGTCGCCGAGAAGCAGGGGGTCGCCTGGGACCGGGTCGTCACCACCCCCCAGAACGACATCCTCAAGGAGTTCGTGGCCCGCGGGACGTGGGTCTATCCCGTGGATCCGTCGCTCCGACTCGTCTGTGACATCGCGGAATTCTGCGCGCGGCACGCCCCCAAGGTGAACCCCATCTCGGTCTGCGGCTACCACATCCGGGAGGCGGGCTGCACGCCGGCCCAGGAGATGGCCTACGGCCTCGCCATGGTGGCCGCCTACACGGACCTCCTCATCCGGCGGGGCCTCGCCGTCGACGACTTCGCCCCGCGCCTGAGCTTCAACTTCACCTGCTGGGGCCGCCTCTTCGAGGAGGTGGCCAAGTTCCGCGCGGGGCGCCGGCTCTACGCCCGGCTGATGAAGGAGCGATTCGGGGCGAAGAATCCGCGGTCGATGATGTTCCGCTCGCTCATCGGAGGCGGAGGCTCCGCCTTCACGGTCCAGGAGCCGGAGAACAACATCGTGCGCGGCGCCTACCTCGCGCTGGCGGCCGCGCTCTCGGGCGCCCAGACGATGGCGCTGCCCACCTACGACGAGGCTTACACGATTCCCTCGCCGAAGGCCCAGCTCCTCGCCCTCCGCACGATGCAGATCTGCGCGGAGGAGACGGGTGTGGCCGACACCGTGGACCCTCTGGCCGGGTCCTACTTCGTCGAGGCGCTCACCAACGAGATGGAGGGGAAGATCCGCGAGGAGATGGCGACGGTCGACCGGATGGGGGGCGTGATCGAGGCGGTGAAGTCGGGGGCCCTCCAGGCCGAGGTCGCTCGGCAGGCGTACCGCTTCGAGCAGCAACTGCTCTCCGGCGAGTACCCGAAGGTGGCGGTGAACCGCCATGTGGCGCCGGACGCCGAGCCGGAGGCCTCCCGGAGCCTGGAGCTCTACGCGTTCGACCCCAGGGTGGGCGAGGCCCAGGTCGGGAAGCTCGTCCGCCTCCGGCGCGAGCGCGACGGCGCCGCGGTCGGGCGGGCCCTGGCGCGCCTTCGCGACGGCGCGCGGGGCACGGAGAACCTGATGCCGGCGATCCTGGAGGCGGTACGGGCCTACGCGACGCTGGGAGAGATGGCGGGCGCGCTGCGCGAGGTGTGGGGGGAGCACAAGGAGCCCCTGGTCTTCTGA
- a CDS encoding cobalamin B12-binding domain-containing protein, whose product MTDRPLKVLVAKPGLDGHDRGAKVVAHALRDAGLEVLYSGLKRTPEEVVAEAIQEDVDVIGLSILSGAHLTLTEKVLERLDAAGAGDVAVVVGGTIPAKDAEALAALGVRRVFPMGTPLPEIVAFFKSFERGAR is encoded by the coding sequence GTGACGGATCGGCCCCTCAAGGTCCTGGTCGCCAAGCCCGGGCTGGACGGTCACGACCGCGGGGCCAAGGTCGTGGCCCACGCCCTCCGGGATGCGGGACTCGAGGTACTCTACTCCGGGCTCAAGCGGACCCCGGAGGAGGTCGTGGCCGAGGCGATCCAGGAGGATGTGGACGTGATCGGCCTGTCGATCCTCTCCGGGGCTCACCTGACGCTGACGGAGAAGGTCCTGGAGCGCCTCGACGCCGCCGGTGCCGGCGATGTCGCCGTGGTGGTCGGCGGGACGATTCCCGCCAAGGATGCGGAGGCGCTCGCCGCCCTGGGTGTCCGGCGCGTGTTCCCGATGGGGACGCCGCTGCCCGAGATCGTCGCCTTCTTCAAGTCGTTCGAGCGAGGAGCGCGGTGA
- a CDS encoding zinc ribbon domain-containing protein yields MGQDEKPAGGAALYLRAVDPFPLQSPEFNKLHEFYAYLAVERLTTTRCRGCGRIDWPPRGFCPDCTGEAYDWIDLPHEGRIHGFTVQETGVPAGFPRPLVFAIVEVAGLRIFAPLVEVADPARVTIGMPVHFTRLRVADDPQGKPRYLPAFTPVKSAP; encoded by the coding sequence GTGGGACAGGACGAGAAGCCCGCGGGCGGCGCCGCCCTCTATCTCCGCGCGGTCGACCCGTTCCCGCTCCAGTCACCCGAGTTCAACAAGCTCCACGAGTTCTACGCTTACCTGGCCGTCGAGCGGCTGACGACGACGCGCTGCCGCGGCTGCGGGCGCATCGACTGGCCACCGCGGGGGTTCTGCCCCGATTGCACGGGCGAGGCCTACGACTGGATCGACCTGCCGCACGAGGGCCGCATCCACGGGTTCACGGTCCAGGAGACCGGGGTGCCGGCGGGATTTCCCCGACCGCTGGTCTTTGCCATCGTCGAGGTGGCCGGCCTCCGGATCTTCGCCCCGCTCGTCGAGGTGGCAGACCCGGCGCGCGTCACCATCGGCATGCCCGTCCACTTCACCCGGCTCCGCGTCGCCGACGACCCGCAGGGGAAGCCCCGCTACCTGCCGGCCTTCACGCCGGTGAAGTCAGCGCCGTGA